The genomic DNA TGGAACTCATAGAAAGAGACACAACTAGAAAGGGATGATCATGATGAAACCACCAAAAATCGCCGTGATCGGCAGTTCCTCCATGGATCTGGTCGTAACGGCCGACAGACGTCCGGGAGCAGGGGAAACCATCCTCGGAGAAGCATTCAGTACCGTACCCGGAGGAAAAGGCGCGAACCAGGCAGTAGCGGCTGCGAGACTCGGGGCCGACGTTCATATGATCGGCAGGGTCGGAGATGACCCATATGGTCAGGAGATCGTTGCAAACCTGAAAGCAAACGGAGTCATCACTGACTATGTGGAACCGGTTACAGATGCAAGTAGCGGAACGGCTCACATCGTATTGGCAGAAGGAGATAACAGCATCATCGTCGTCAAAGGAGCCAACGATCATGTAACCCCATCATATGTAGAAAAAGCTCTTTCCCTTTTAAAAGAGTGCGATTTGGTCATGATCCAGCAGGAAGTTCCTGAAGAAACCGTGATCGAGACAGCCAGACTGTGCAAGGAGATCGGAGTGCCACTGTTGCTGAATCCGGCTCCGGCAAGGGAGATCCCCGATACAGTGATAGAACAGGCCGCCTATCTGACACCGAACGAGCATGAAGCGGGACTTTTATTCCCTGGAGTCCCATTATCGGACGTGCTGAGGAAATATCCGAACAAGCTCTTCATCACAGAAGGCTCTGCCGGTGTACGCTATTATGACGGTGCAGAAGAGAAACTCGTTTCCTCCTTCAAGGTGGAGGCGGTGGATACAACAGGGGCAGGAGATACATTCAATGCAGCCCTTGGGGTGGGAGTGGCCGAAGGGAAACCCCTTGAGGAGAGCCTTCGTTTTGCCAATCGGGCTGCATCCATTTCCGTTACAGGCTTCGGTGCCCAAGGCGGAATGCCCACTCGTGAAGAAGTCGAGAGGGGGCTCGCGGAATGAAGCGAAACGGAATACTCAATAGTGAAATCGCCAAAGTACTGGCCGACCTGGGGCATACCGATACAATCGTCATCGCTGATGCAGGGCTCCCCATTCCCCCTCATGTGAAGAAGATCGACCTGGCATTAAAAGGAGGGGTTCCATCCTTCCTTGATGTGGTGGATATTCTCATGGACGAGATGGTGGTGGAGCGACTGACAGCTGCCAGCGAGCTGGAACAGAATCCCCAAGTTCATCAGGGACTGCAAAAGCGCTTTGAACAAATCGAATACACGTCTCACGAAGAGTTGAAGCATCAGCTCCAATCGGCAAGGGCCGTCATACGCACAGGTGAAATCACCCCGTATGCCAACTGCATCCTGCATGCCGGTGTAACGTTCTAAAAGGAGGGAATCACATGGAAATCCGCATGGATCATATTCATAAAGCCTTCGGTCAAAATAAGGTACTGGAAGGAGTGGACATCCATATCCGTGGTGGGGAAGTCCACGCATTGATGGGGGAGAATGGAGCAGGGAAGTCCACCCTCATGAACATTTTGACGGGCCTTCATAAGAAAGATCAGGGTACCATCACCATCGACGGGGTGGAAAAGACCTTTGATAATCCAAAACAGGCAGAAGAGTTCGGCATAGCCTTCATCCACCAAGAATTGAATATCTGGCCTGAGATGACGGTGCTCGACAACCTCTTCATCAATAAAGAACCGATTACGTCATTCGGGCTCATTCAAACCCAAAAAATGAAAGCGGTTGCTAAGAAGCAATTCGATCGCCTCGCCATCTCCATCCCTCTTCATAAGGAAGCGGGGAAGTGCTCGGTGGGTGAGCAGCAGATGATTGAGATCGCCAAGGCACTGATGACCGACGCGAAAGTGATTATCATGGATGAACCGACCGCAGCGCTCACGGATAGGGAAATCGAGAAGCTCTTCGATGTAATCCGTTCCCTAAAGGAGTCGGGCGTCTCTATCGTATATATTTCTCACCGGATGGAAGAAATCTTCACCATCTGCGACACCATCACCGTCATGCGAGATGGGCGGACGGTAGACACGACCCCGATTCCTGAAACGAACTTCAACGACGTAGTCAGAAAAATGGTCGGCAGGGAATTGACCGATCGATTCCCGGAGAGAAACAGTAACCCCGGGGCAACCATCCTGGAAGTCAAAGGGCTGACGCGAAAAGGTGTGTTTGAAAACGTCAGTTTCCAAGTTAGGGAAGGGGAAATCGTCGGGGTGTCGGGACTGATGGGTGCCGGACGCACAGAAATCATGCGTACCATTTTCGGTCTTGATGGCAAATACGAAGGGGACATCCTGGTGGCTGGTAAAAATGTTACCGTCAAGAACCCGAATCAAGCGGTGGAACTCGGACTTGGCTTCATCACAGAGGATCGGAAAGAAGAGGGTCTCATCCTTGATTTCTCCATCAAGGATAACATCGTCCTCCCGAGTCTCTTCAGTTTCACCAAGAACGGGATGATCAAGGACAAACAGGAGGAAGAATTCGTCGAACTCCTGATCAAACGTCTGACAATCAAAACAGAATCCGCCATGACCTCCGCGAAGAACCTCTCCGGTGGGAACCAGCAGAAGGTCGTCATCGCCAAGTGGATCGGGATCGGTCCGAAAGTTCTCATCCTGGATGAACCGACAAGGGGAGTCGATGTGGGAGCGAAGCGGGAAATCTACCAGCTCATGAATGAACTGACGGACCGAGGAGTCGCCATCATCATGGTCTCATCAGAACTTCCTGAAGTACTGGGAATGAGTGATCGGGTGATCGTCATTCACGAGGGCAGGGTGTCAGGTGAAGTAACAGGTAAAGATGCAACGCAGGAAAAAATTATGACGCTGGCAACAGGAGGTCAGATCAATGAATAACACACTCAATCGAACCAATCACGTAGGAAGCTTCATGCAGAAGCTCGGACCATTCTTGGGACTGCTCGTCCTGATCGTGACCGTTTCCATCATTAATCCTAGTTTCCTTGAACCTTTGAACTTATTGAATCTTTTACGTCAAGTGGCGATCAACGCTTTGATTGCATATGGAATGACCTTCGTGATCCTGACAGGAGGAATCGATCTTTCCGTCGGGTCCATACTCGCACTCTCAAGCGCACTGATGGCAGGGATGATGGTATCCGGTCTCGATCCGATCCTGGCCGTCCTCATCGGATGTATTCTTGGGGCCATCATGGGAGCAGTCAATGGCCTTCTCATCACCAAAGGGAAGATGGCTCCGTTCATCGCTACCCTGGCAACAATGACCATGTTCCGCGGATTGACCCTGGTTTACACAGACGGGAATCCGATCACGGGTCTTGGAGACAACTATGCCTTCCAACTGTTCGGAAGAGGCTATTTCCTCGGAATCCCAGTACCGGCCATCACCATGTTGCTGGCATTCGCCATTCTCTGGGTGATCCTTCACAAGACTCCGTTCGGACGTAAGACATATGCCATCGGAGGCAATGAAAAAGCAGCCCTTATTTCAGGTATCAAAGTATCAAGAGTGAAAATCATGATCTATTCACTCGCCGGCTTGCTTGCCGCACTGGCAGGGGCCATCCTCACGTCACGGTTGAACTCCGCCCAGCCGACAGCAGGGACATCTTATGAGCTTGACGCCATTGCGGCCGTCGTGCTTGGAGGAACATCCCTATCAGGTGGACGCGGGTTGATTGTCGGTACACTGATCGGTGCCCTGATCATCGGGACGCTGAATAACGGACTAAACCTACTCGGCGTATCATCCTTCTTCCAAATGGTCGTGAAGGGGATCGTCATCATCATCGCCGTATTAATTGATCGAAAGAAAGCAGCATAGGAGGTTCCACATGAAAAAACTGATTGTACTTATGATGAGTATCTCCCTCGTATTCCTGGCAGCATGTTCCCTTCAGCCGCCTGAATGGGCGAAGCCCAGTGGCAAAAAGGATCCGAAAGATCTGAAGATCGGTCTATCCGTTTCGACCTTGAATAACCCGTTCTTCGTCTCCATCAAAGAAGGGGTCCAGAAAGAAGCAAAGGCGCAGGGCATGAAAGTCATCGTCGTCGATGCCCAGAACGATGCAGCCAAGCAGATCAATGACGTGGAAGATTTGATTCAACAAGGCGTCGATCTTCTTCTCATTAACCCGACAGATTCATCGGCCATCTCTACAGCCGTACAGTCTGCCAACAGCATCGGAATTCCAGTCGTCACCCTTGACCGTTCAGCAGATAAAGGCGACGTGGCGACCCTCGTCAGTTCTGATAATGAAAAGGGCGGGGAAATGGCCGCCGACTATCTAATCAAAGAATTGGGTGAAGGAACAAAAGTGGCCGAACTCGAAGGGGTACCTGGAGCATCCGCTACCCGTGAACGGGGAGCAGGCTTCCATAACCTTGCTGACGACAAGCTTGACGTAACCGCGAAGCAGACTGCCAACTTCGACCGGACCCAAGGACTCAATACGATGGAAAACATCCTACAGGGTAATCCGGATATCAAGGCGGTCTTCGCCCATAATGATGAAATGGCCCTCGGTGCCCAACAGGCGATCCAGAGCTCAGGAAGGGATGTACTCGTCGTTGGATTCGACGGAAATGAAGATGCCCTGAAGAGCATTGAAGAAGGGAACCTGTCAGCTACCGTCGCTCAACAGCCGGAAGAGATCGGCAAGCTCGCCGTGCAGGCAGGAGCCGATGTGTTGAATGGGAAAAAGGTTGACAAAATGATTCCCGTTCCTTTGAAATTAGTCACAAAAGACAAAGAGTGAATGAACAAAAAATGCCCCGACGGTCATCCCGTCGGGGCATTTTTTTGTCTGATGTGTATACATCAGGCCCTATCATGAAGGTGGATACTATGGCTGGCAAGGAGGCGGTCCCTAAAATCCCTGCTGACGCGTCTTGAGTCATAGGCGCACACTGAGAGGAGATTCTCTTCTGCGACGATGACATCCGCCTGTTCTTCTGAGTGGAGGAGCTTGCTCACTTCGCTTTCGTCCCTCCATTCGATATGTGCCCAGGTTCTATAACGCATTTCGGGGTCGAATTCGCCTTTGAACAGGGTGGGAAGAAGATCCGGGATGGAGTTGATCCGAAAGTCTCCGTGTGCATAGTAGAATTCGTAATTATTGAGAAACCTGACCTGGTCGAGTTCAGGTGCTGTCAGTTTTTGAGCTAACTTAAGAACGATCATAGGAGCCATCCGGTCGCTTTCGACGATGATGGTGCATTCGTTTTGACGAAGTCCGGCGATGACATAGTCCACAACGTTGGAAACGTATTGTTCCTGATTGGTGAAGAAGTATGCGACGTGCCCTTTGGTAAGGCTGCGGAGGTCCGAGACCTCTTGTACTTCGATTTGCTTCAATTTTGCACCCCATTTGGTTTGTGAGACGTATTCCGTCAATGTTGTGGCGTCCCGTTTAGTTAAGTGTAACACAAAATATATTTGGAAAAGTAGGTTTGTGGAAATTATTGAAAATAAGTTTGGTTTATATTAATCCGGTTTACTAGATAGTTGGAAAAGGATTGTAGTGAGAGTGGTTCGTTCCGTTCCGCTGCGTGTGGCCGCTTTCCACGGGGCTTGCGGTGAGCCTCCTCATTCTTGCGGGGTCTCACCCTGCGCGCTATTCCCGTAGGAGTCGTCCACCCTCCGCTGCACTGCACTCTGCGGTGAAGAGTGGTGAGGTGAAAACATGATTTGCCTCAGCATAAGGATGGTGGTGATGGTGACAAATACGTTCCTACTAGGGGGATAGCAGTGGAAGTGGTTCGTTCCGTTCCGCTGCGTGTGGCCGCTTTCCACGGGGCTTGCGATGAGCCTCCTCATTTTTGCGGGGTCTCACCCTGCGCGCTATTCCCGTAGGAGTCGTCCACCCTCCGCTGTACTGCACTCTGCGGTGAAGAGGGCGAGGTAAAAACGTGATCTTACCCAGCATATGGTGGTGATGGTGACAAATCCGATCCTGCTCTTTTATTTGGAGGGGGATAGCGGTGGTAGTGGTTCGTTCCGTTGCGCTGCACTCTGCGTTGAAGAGTGGTGGGGTGGAAATGTGATCTGCCTCATCAAATAGATGGTGGTGATGGTGCCAAATCGGTTCCTACTCTTTTATTTGGAGGGGATAGCAGTGGGAGTGGTTCGTCCCGTTTTGCTACACATACACTTCACTAAGGTAATAGGTGTTTCCTCTATTAATAGATGAAGCCACGTTAAGAAGAGTTGAGATGAGCCCCCATCGCATTCATCACTCTTCCAAGATTAATTCTCCATACAAAAAAGGCTGATCCACCACTGAAACCAGTGTGAGTCAGCCTTTTTAAACGCATCATGCAAAGGATCGGAAATTCCGTCCCCAAATTTCATGCATGGAATGGACGGTGATGAATGCTTCTTTATCGGTTGCCTGGATGTAGGTCTTGAGTTTGGAAAAGTCCTTGCGCTCCAGGATGGTGGTGATGACTTCCTTATCATCTTCCGAAAACCCGCCTCTGGCAGAATGGACAGTGGCCCCTTTATGGAGTTCGTGAATGATGAACCCACGGATGTCTTCACTCTTCTCGCTGATGATGACCACTTCTTTCCGCTCATTGAAGAACTGGATGCTTTTATCGACCAGCAGTCCTTTCAGGATCAATCCGAAGAATGCGTACAACCCGGTCTGCAGTCCGAACAAGAAAGCGGAGGCGAGGACGATGAGTACATCGGACAGAAGGACGGCGGTGCCGAGTTCAACATTGATGTACCTGTGAAGTACCTGGGCCAATACCCCTGTTCCTCCGGCAGATGCTTCCTGATAGAAGATCATGGCGACGCCCACGGCACCGAGCAAGGTTCCGATCACAACCTGCACAAGGACATCGGGACTGATCGGCTGGTGGACAGGGAAGAATGATTCCATTCCCCAGACAAACCCATTAAGGATCAGGGTGGCGATCACGGATCTGATCCCGAATGCAGGACCGATCAAAATCAGGCCGAGGAGGAAGAGAGAGGCATCCAAGGCGAGCATCAAGGCTCCCACAGGGAGGTTGATGATTTCCGCTAGGACGATCGCCGCTCCGCTCGTGCCTCCAAGGGCAAGGTTATTTGGCGTCAGGAAAAAATGTATATTCAGGGCCATGAGGAAGGCGCCTATGACGATGATAAGATAGGTTTTAAATAATTTCATATGGTGGAGCAAGCTCCTTTCCTAAAAAGGTTCCATCCCGATTATAAAGAGCCTGAGGAGTGAAGTAAACGGAGAAAAGCGATGTAAGCATTTACTTATAAAAGTTTATATAGTGAGTTTTTTCAGACTATATTTTCCTTAGGATCTGTATTGACATTTATTGATCACGACATTAATATTTAAACAGGTTAAATATTATAGTGTATAAGAAAGGGGGCAGGCCATGAAACAGAATGATGTCCCTCCTGGCTATATTGAAAGGCTTTTTAAAGCATTTTATATAACCAACAGGCAAATACAGCAGGATATGGCACAGTCATTCAAAGAACTTCATCTTACGGGACCGCAATTCTACATCTTGTATCTCCTCTGCCAAGAAGGTGGTGCGAAACCGACCGAGTTGGCCGATAAGCTTGAGGTGAAACCGAGTGCGATCACGGTGATGGTCGATCGGCTGATCAAGGGGGGCCTGGTACGGAGGGAGAGGGATGAGGATGATCGCAGGATCGTCAAGTTGGATAGTACGGAGGAAGGAAGGGCAATCTTTGAGAAAGCGAAGGTTATTCGGAAAGGGATTTTTACCCGGTACTTATCCTATTTGGAAGAAGCGGATATCGAGCAGCTGGTGATGACATATGAAAAGCTCGCTGCCATTATAGAACATACAAAAGGAGAGAATGAACGTGTCAGAACAACAAACAGGTATCAATAGGCGCCTGGTCTTGACCGGTCTGATCATCGGGATGTTCTTCAGTGCCCTTGAGCAGACCGTTGTGGGAACGGCGATGCCGACCATCATTGCGGAACTGAATGGATTTTCCATCTTTGCCTGGGTCACGACCGCCTACTTGATCACATCCACGGTCGTCACACCCATTGTCGGGAAGCTGTCGGATTTATATGGAAGAAGGCTGCTTTATTTAATTGGTGTCATTATCTTTATTATAGGATCAGGCTTGTGTGCTACAGCTAGTACTATGGAACAGCTTGTATTTTATCGCGGCCTTCAGGGAATCGGGGGAGGCATGATCATGCCACTATCCCAGACGATCATCGGAGATATTTTCTCCGCTGAACAGCGCGCGAAGTGGCAGGGAGTATTCGGTGCGTTATTCGGCCTCAGCTCTGTCATCGGCCCCTTCATTGGTGGTGTTATCGTTGACAGCATCAGCTGGCACTGGATCTTCCTGATCAATGTACCGTTTGGGTTCCTTTCGGCCATCCTTCTTTATATCGGGCTGAAGAATGAAAACCTTGGTCGTAAAATAGAGAAAGTCAGCATTGACTATCTTGGTATCATCACATTGGTGCCGGGACTCGTGATGCTACTGCTTGTCCTGAACTTCGGCGGTGACAAATTCGCCTGGACGTCCGGAACGAGCATCCTCCTATTCGGTGGAGCCCTTCTTTTCTTAGTCGTATTCGGCTTAGTCGAGAAGAAGGCGAAGGAGCCGATTTTGGATCTGAGTTTATTCAAGAATCGCGTCTTTGCCACAACGAACGCCCTTGGGTTCCTTCTCGGACTAGGCATGTTCGGAGCCATCATGTTTGTCCCGATGTTCATGCAGGGGATCTTGGGTGTGACACCTACCCAGGCGGGATCAACCATGACGCCGATGATGATCGCCTTGATCGTCGCAAGCATCATCGGGGGCAGGCTACTGTTGAAGCTGAAGTTCCGTACAGTCCTGACGACTGGGATGCTCATCACGGTTCTAGGCTTCCTGCTCATGAGCACGATGGGACCCGAATCGAAGGAATTCACCGCTTATCTCTATATGGTGGTGATGGGCTTCGGGATGGGGCTTGTGATGCCGACCTTGATGATTGCCATCCAGAATGAATTTCCAAAGTCCCGTTTGGGGGCTGTTACATCGGCTTCGACTTTCTTCCGTTCGATCGGAGGAACGATCGGTATCACCGTATTGAACGCGGTAATGAATCAATCTCTTCAAGGAAATATGAAGGATGTTGCAGCTAGCGAATCAAATACGGCAGTTGCACAAGTCCTCAAGGCATTGAGTGATAAGACAGACAGCTTGTTCGGAGTCCTTGTGACCCCTGATGTTCTTCAACTGCCTCAAGAAATCGGGAAAGCTGTTATTTCAGCTGTTGAAATGGCATGGTCGGATGCGTTCACGACCGTTTTCCTGACAGGTTTGATCTTCATCAGTGTCGGCGTATTCGTCGCATTATCAGTAGGTAGTGGCAGGATCAAACGGGACCATGAAATTGAAAATGAGCAAAAAGAAGCATCGATGGATCCCGCCTATACGGAATAAGCCCTTCTCACCTGATTCCTTCATGGAGTCAGGTGTTTTTTCCTTTCTATAAGATTTAATTTTCAGAAAATATATTGACATGGGAGGGGGAAAGGCGGTATGTTTTGAATAGTTACATATAACATAATTTTGATGAATCGGTATTTTAACGTTATATAAAAAATAGTGGGAAGGTGGCGGTGCGGGTGATCCTGCATGAAGTGGAAACGGTGGACCGTGAAACAATGGAAACCCTGCAGTGGAACAGGCTGAAACAAACGCTTGCCGCGGTCTATGAACATGTACCCCTTTACCGGAAGAAGTTTGATGAGCATCAGGTCCATCCTGCCGATCTGCATTCTTTGTCAGACATCAAAATGTTACCGCTTACAAATAAAGCCGACCTCCGCTCTCAGTACCCTTTCGGTATGTTTGCCGTACCGAAGGAGAGCATGGTCAGGATCCATGCTTCGTCTGGAACGAGCGGGAAACCCACGGTTGTAGGGTATACCAAGCGGGACCTTGAGATGTGGAGCGACATCGTCGCAAGGGCCATCGCGGCAGGCGGCGGGAAACCCGGAAGTATCCTTCACAATGCCTACGGGTACGGTTTGTTCACGGGAGGGCTGGGACTTCATTATGGAAGTGAACGTTTGGGGATGACGACGGTCCCTGTTTCCGGTGGCAACGCAGCAAGACAAATCACCCTTCTGGAGGATTTCCATCCATCCATCATCTGCGGGACGCCTTCCTATATCCTGACCATTGCCGAAACAATGGAGTCTCAAGGGAAGGATCCGGCAGGACTTTCCTTGGAGTATGGGATATTCGGGGCTGAGCCATGGTCAGAGACGATGCGGATGACGCTTGAGAAGAAGCTCGGGATCAAAGCGTGCGATATCTACGGACTGAGCGAGGTCGTCGGACCGGGTGTCGCCATGGAATGCCATGAAGCGCAGGATGGTCTTCATATCGCAGACGATCATTTCCTAGTGGAGGTCATTGATTCCGTGACACTCGAGCCGCTTGGTGAAGGAGAATTCGGTGAGCTCGTGTTCACGAGTTTGACGAAGGAAGCATCCCCGATCATCCGGTACCGGACCGGTGACATTGCCTCCATTACGAAGGAGCAGTGCCGATGCGGCCGCACGACGACGAGGATGTCAAGGGTGAAGGGGAGGGTGGATGACATGATGATCATCCGCGGCGTCAATGTGTTCCCTTCGGAAATTGAGCACTACCATCTGCAGGTCGAGGACCTTTCCCCTCATTATCAGGTGTATGTGCGAAAGGAAGGAGCCTTGGATGCGGTAGAGCTCAGGGTCGAAATCAGCGATTCATTTTCTGAAGAGATTTCACATGACTTGTCACATGAGAAGGCAGCCCTGCTTTCCTCCAAAGTTAAGGGGATGATGAAAGAACGCTGCTACGTCTCCATGGACGTCACGCTTGTAGGGAAGAACGGAATCCCGCGCTCTGAAGGGAAAGCTGTCAGGGTAGTGGATTTGAGGGACGAGGGTTTGATAAGCCACTAAAGGAGCAGCAGATGCTGCAAGAAGGAGGCGGAAAACATGATCAGTCAAGAGAGGACAGACGGGGAGCTTATGGCAGATTTCATGGCTAAGATTGAATCTGACAGGAAGGTCGAAGCAGATGATTGGATGCCTGATGACTATCGGAACGCACTGATCAAGCTGATTTCCATGCACGGGATCAGTGAAATCATGGGGGCCCTGCCGGAAAAGGAGTGGGTCCCGAAAGCACCTACCCTGCGCAGGAAGCTAGGCATCATGGCGAAGGTACAGGATGAGATGGGACACGGCCAGCTCCTTCTGCGTGTAGCCGAGGACTTGATGAAACCGTACGGGAAAACAAGGGAGGGCATCATGCGCGATCTCTTCTCCGGCGACCTGAAATTCCATAATGTCTTTCACATGGAAGCACCGACATGGGGGGATGCTGGGCTGATCGGATGGCTGGTGGACGGGGCCGCAATCATTACCCAGACCAATATGTTGAATGCCTCCTATGGGCCGTACGCAAGGGCGCTCAAGCGGATTTGTGCAGAGGAAGTTTTCCATGCGCAGCACGGCGAGGCCATTATCATGGCCCTTGCAGAGGGTACACCGAATCAGCGTGCGATGGTACAGGATGCCGTCGACCGCTGGTGGGATTCACTGCTCATGTTCTTCGGTCCCGGAGATGTCAAAACGACGGGGTCGTCCAAGCAGGACATCACGATTAAATACAAGATCAGGACGAAGACGAATGAGCAGCTCAGGCAGGATTTCTTCACCAAATATGTCCCGAGGATCCTGTCCCTCGGTCTTACTTTGCCGGACCCGTCCATGGCGTTCGATGAAGCGACGGGGGAATGGACATACAGGCAGCCTGACTGGCAGGAGTTCAAACAGATCATTAAAAACAACGGTCCAAAGTCAAAGGAACGCCTGCGCCTTAGGGAGTTATCCTATGAAAACAATGCCTGGGTCCGGGAAGCACTGAGCTGAAGGGAGTGAGAAGATGTCAGGGGATAAGCAGTTTTATCAGGAATTCGAAGTCTTCAGCAAGCGTGCGGATGGAGGGGTCATGCAGCATCAATTCAGCCTTCTCGCTCCGAACCACGAGCTTGCCATGATCATGGCACAAGAGAATTTCATGAGACGCGAACCGGTCGCAGATATCTGGGTGGTCAAACGCTCCGATGTACGCATGATGACCCCCGATGAAAGGGGAACGTTGCAGCGGCTCGATAATAAAGATTACCGCAATGCGAAAGGCTACGGTTACCTGAAGAAAAAGTGGCGCCAATACGAGCAGGAGATGCTCGATGAAAAAGAAATCATGTCCTGGGGAGAGTTGGTGAAGAAGAAATGAAGCAGTACGAGTTGAATACGATCCCCGATGAAGGGTATAGGCAGGCCCTTGCCGCCCTCCTTTACCAACTGGCAGATGATGATTTCATCCTTGCCTACAGAGGGTCCGAATGGCTGGGGCTGGCTCCGCACATTGAGGAGGATGTGGCTTTCTCCTCGATCAATCAGGATACGATGGGGCATGCTTCCATGATCTACGAGCTGTTGGCAAGCCTCGGTGAAGGAACCGAAGACGAGCTTGCCCATGGGCGTACCCCGGAGGAGCGAAGAAATGCCATCATCCTGGAGGAAGTCAATGGACCGGGTGATTACCTGATCGAACCCCGCTACGACTGGGCCTTTGCCGTCGTGAGACATTATTTCTACACGGTGGCGAAGAAGGTTCGCATGGAGTCTCTCAAGCAGTCAAGTTATGGTCCGC from Rossellomorea marisflavi includes the following:
- the paaA gene encoding 1,2-phenylacetyl-CoA epoxidase subunit PaaA, which produces MISQERTDGELMADFMAKIESDRKVEADDWMPDDYRNALIKLISMHGISEIMGALPEKEWVPKAPTLRRKLGIMAKVQDEMGHGQLLLRVAEDLMKPYGKTREGIMRDLFSGDLKFHNVFHMEAPTWGDAGLIGWLVDGAAIITQTNMLNASYGPYARALKRICAEEVFHAQHGEAIIMALAEGTPNQRAMVQDAVDRWWDSLLMFFGPGDVKTTGSSKQDITIKYKIRTKTNEQLRQDFFTKYVPRILSLGLTLPDPSMAFDEATGEWTYRQPDWQEFKQIIKNNGPKSKERLRLRELSYENNAWVREALS
- the paaB gene encoding 1,2-phenylacetyl-CoA epoxidase subunit PaaB, yielding MSGDKQFYQEFEVFSKRADGGVMQHQFSLLAPNHELAMIMAQENFMRREPVADIWVVKRSDVRMMTPDERGTLQRLDNKDYRNAKGYGYLKKKWRQYEQEMLDEKEIMSWGELVKKK
- a CDS encoding phenylacetate--CoA ligase family protein gives rise to the protein MILHEVETVDRETMETLQWNRLKQTLAAVYEHVPLYRKKFDEHQVHPADLHSLSDIKMLPLTNKADLRSQYPFGMFAVPKESMVRIHASSGTSGKPTVVGYTKRDLEMWSDIVARAIAAGGGKPGSILHNAYGYGLFTGGLGLHYGSERLGMTTVPVSGGNAARQITLLEDFHPSIICGTPSYILTIAETMESQGKDPAGLSLEYGIFGAEPWSETMRMTLEKKLGIKACDIYGLSEVVGPGVAMECHEAQDGLHIADDHFLVEVIDSVTLEPLGEGEFGELVFTSLTKEASPIIRYRTGDIASITKEQCRCGRTTTRMSRVKGRVDDMMIIRGVNVFPSEIEHYHLQVEDLSPHYQVYVRKEGALDAVELRVEISDSFSEEISHDLSHEKAALLSSKVKGMMKERCYVSMDVTLVGKNGIPRSEGKAVRVVDLRDEGLISH
- the paaC gene encoding 1,2-phenylacetyl-CoA epoxidase subunit PaaC, producing the protein MKQYELNTIPDEGYRQALAALLYQLADDDFILAYRGSEWLGLAPHIEEDVAFSSINQDTMGHASMIYELLASLGEGTEDELAHGRTPEERRNAIILEEVNGPGDYLIEPRYDWAFAVVRHYFYTVAKKVRMESLKQSSYGPLAEAAVKINTELYYHLLHWQTWFTQLMNAGGEARKRMEEAVSRVCDDFLGVLTLGPDGESMSRYGLIEEEAILASRWTEALKKPFNSTGVQHPPVARSLRGDGRKGEHTGDLTDALHTLSEVYRLEASATW